The Methanobacterium sp. BAmetb5 genome includes a region encoding these proteins:
- a CDS encoding class III signal peptide-containing protein has translation MDPKILDNGGQISAEMILLIGAILIIVILAGGYILDISGSIAGNITSVVDTARDNTINRM, from the coding sequence ATGGACCCTAAAATTCTCGATAACGGAGGACAGATAAGCGCTGAAATGATCCTCCTCATAGGTGCTATACTGATAATAGTAATTCTTGCCGGAGGATACATTCTGGATATCTCCGGATCCATTGCCGGAAACATTACCAGTGTGGTTGACACTGCAAGAGACAACACCATAAACCGAATGTAA
- a CDS encoding class III signal peptide-containing protein — MSFLKDEGGQGAAEYILLFGGVIVIAIAALLIYRAYFTSNSGLQASSDVNTVRNSMNQ, encoded by the coding sequence ATGAGCTTTTTAAAAGACGAAGGTGGACAAGGAGCAGCTGAATATATCTTACTGTTTGGTGGAGTTATCGTTATTGCAATCGCTGCATTACTGATCTACAGGGCATACTTCACTTCTAACTCCGGACTACAAGCATCTTCTGATGTTAACACCGTAAGAAACAGTATGAACCAGTAA
- a CDS encoding UDP-N-acetylglucosamine--N-acetylmuramyl-(pentapeptide) pyrophosphoryl-undecaprenol N-acetylglucosamine transferase has translation MRVLLIPCGIGMGHTSRSVALAQKLEKMGDEVLFASYGSGYQMLSEYSDYQVMELPPIKFYGSSGELDFKHTARKSIDVPYVFLKSIYHESRIIKDFNPDVVVSDSHYSVPITCKVLGIPCVMVSNDLAPELKEDPHKDRTLEYLENGLQRFIKDVSRLCTSIIVPDVVNSYEIPSAIRDRVHFTGPILKMNPQTMGSKEDLRQRFGFKKNDKIVMATVGGSEFGNKLLNLLYRAAPQLDCDQMILVTGPTINLNIQSSPGIIFKRFLGDIMEWMKLSDFLVSLAGHTTSMEIASLGIPSLMVPIENHPEQQRNARNMRKYGLARVQKMGTLSIDSLTDNINYLLENQDLKNSARKTRDIFSRYNGTDTAVDIIQNCVARS, from the coding sequence ATGAGAGTACTCCTAATACCGTGTGGCATTGGAATGGGACACACTTCCCGTTCAGTGGCTTTAGCCCAGAAATTGGAAAAAATGGGTGATGAAGTTCTCTTCGCCAGTTATGGTTCAGGTTACCAGATGCTCAGTGAGTACAGTGACTACCAAGTCATGGAACTTCCTCCCATTAAGTTCTACGGGAGTTCAGGTGAACTGGACTTCAAACACACTGCCCGTAAGTCCATAGATGTACCTTACGTTTTCTTAAAGAGTATTTATCATGAATCCCGTATAATCAAGGATTTCAACCCGGATGTGGTGGTCTCTGATTCTCATTATTCAGTTCCCATTACCTGCAAGGTGTTGGGCATTCCCTGTGTTATGGTGAGCAATGACCTGGCACCAGAACTCAAGGAAGATCCCCATAAAGACCGCACCCTGGAGTACCTGGAAAATGGACTGCAACGTTTCATAAAGGATGTATCCCGCCTGTGTACTTCCATAATCGTCCCGGATGTGGTAAATTCCTATGAAATTCCCTCCGCAATACGTGACCGGGTGCACTTCACCGGCCCCATCCTTAAAATGAATCCCCAAACCATGGGGAGTAAAGAGGACCTCCGCCAGAGATTTGGGTTTAAAAAGAATGATAAAATAGTAATGGCCACGGTGGGGGGATCCGAATTTGGGAACAAACTGTTAAACCTGTTATACCGGGCAGCACCCCAACTGGACTGTGACCAGATGATACTGGTAACCGGGCCCACCATTAACCTGAATATCCAATCCTCACCCGGCATAATATTCAAAAGATTCCTGGGGGATATAATGGAGTGGATGAAGTTATCTGACTTCCTGGTATCTCTGGCTGGACACACTACCTCCATGGAAATAGCTTCCCTGGGGATTCCCAGCCTAATGGTTCCCATTGAAAATCACCCCGAACAACAGAGGAATGCCCGGAACATGAGGAAATACGGGTTGGCCCGGGTGCAGAAGATGGGAACATTGAGTATTGATAGCCTAACGGATAATATCAATTATCTCCTGGAGAATCAGGATTTAAAAAATAGTGCTCGCAAAACCAGGGATATTTTCTCCCGGTACAATGGAACTGACACTGCGGTGGACATCATACAGAATTGTGTGGCCCGGTCCTAG
- a CDS encoding metal-dependent hydrolase, producing the protein MKIQWLGHSAFYISTDNHNLVIDPFMRDNPSCPLDPEDLEVDVICVTHGHNDHFGDTIELAQKNKALVVCNHEHSLYLTQLGLETTGMNMGGTIEAAGIKITMVNSIHSADMDFLDNTRPGGSSCGYILQLENGRKIYHAGDTGIFGDMKTVIKDIYQPDIALIPIGDRYTMGIREASIAAQWLEPEVIIPMHYNTFPPIEQDAHHFQELVEKSTETKVAVLKPGETYQE; encoded by the coding sequence ATGAAAATTCAGTGGCTGGGCCACTCCGCATTCTACATTTCCACTGATAACCACAACCTGGTAATTGATCCCTTCATGCGTGATAATCCCTCCTGCCCCCTGGATCCAGAGGACCTGGAAGTCGATGTGATATGCGTTACCCACGGCCATAACGATCACTTTGGAGATACCATTGAACTGGCCCAAAAAAACAAGGCCCTGGTGGTGTGTAACCATGAACACTCCCTCTACCTCACCCAACTGGGACTGGAGACCACGGGTATGAACATGGGAGGAACCATTGAAGCTGCAGGCATAAAGATCACCATGGTGAACTCCATCCACTCGGCAGACATGGACTTTTTAGATAATACCCGGCCCGGTGGAAGTTCCTGTGGCTACATACTGCAACTGGAAAACGGCCGGAAGATATACCACGCCGGAGACACCGGTATTTTTGGGGATATGAAAACAGTTATAAAAGATATTTACCAGCCAGACATTGCCCTTATACCCATAGGTGACCGTTACACCATGGGAATACGGGAGGCTTCCATTGCTGCCCAGTGGTTGGAACCGGAAGTCATAATACCCATGCACTACAACACATTTCCACCCATAGAACAGGATGCCCACCACTTCCAGGAACTAGTAGAAAAATCCACCGAAACCAAAGTAGCAGTACTTAAACCCGGTGAAACATACCAAGAGTGA
- a CDS encoding Era-like GTP-binding protein — protein sequence MVDIMRIFRKKFFTDIFNKLIGKEKKLKIGFYGHPNSGKTTLANRMTKDWLGKPLGLVSEIPHETRRVYRQERVSLNYDGVELDFDIIDTPGIATKIDYKNFLQYGLSELEAKERAKEATKGIIEAIKWLDDVTGVLLVVDSTKDPLTQANITIIGNLEARKIPFVIVANKVDLPESKPERITSVFPQHKVVSISALHGENTDKLYQAMVEKFN from the coding sequence ATGGTTGATATCATGCGCATATTCAGGAAAAAATTCTTCACAGACATCTTCAACAAACTAATTGGAAAGGAAAAAAAACTCAAAATTGGATTTTACGGACATCCCAATTCCGGCAAAACTACACTGGCCAACAGAATGACCAAAGACTGGCTGGGAAAACCATTGGGTCTGGTTTCAGAAATACCACACGAAACACGGAGGGTGTACCGACAGGAAAGAGTATCCCTCAATTACGATGGTGTGGAACTGGATTTTGACATTATTGACACCCCGGGAATCGCCACAAAAATTGATTACAAAAACTTCTTACAGTACGGACTATCTGAACTGGAAGCTAAGGAAAGGGCTAAAGAAGCAACTAAAGGCATAATAGAAGCCATAAAATGGTTGGATGATGTTACTGGTGTGCTGCTGGTGGTGGACTCCACCAAGGACCCCCTAACCCAGGCCAACATAACCATAATCGGTAACCTGGAGGCCCGTAAGATACCCTTTGTAATTGTGGCCAACAAGGTGGACCTACCCGAGTCCAAACCAGAAAGAATAACCTCGGTGTTCCCCCAGCACAAAGTGGTTTCCATCTCCGCCCTGCACGGTGAAAACACCGATAAACTGTACCAGGCCATGGTGGAGAAGTTCAACTAA
- a CDS encoding DUF2073 domain-containing protein, whose protein sequence is MDDADTNTLKMDFISSDALRNQSSIEKISMIVEKVKKGELLVIEGGLEPEEEAELIETTMREIDVENFVGIDIYTLEKDESSFFGLSKKKTVGITIIGPANVMKTVKRKSNFLSMVASLGGGDASLY, encoded by the coding sequence ATGGATGACGCTGATACCAACACTCTCAAAATGGATTTCATCTCATCAGATGCTCTCAGAAACCAGAGCAGCATCGAAAAAATCTCCATGATCGTGGAAAAGGTTAAAAAGGGTGAACTTCTCGTAATTGAGGGCGGCCTGGAACCCGAAGAAGAGGCAGAGCTCATTGAAACCACCATGCGCGAGATCGATGTGGAAAACTTTGTGGGCATTGATATCTACACCCTGGAAAAGGATGAAAGCTCGTTTTTCGGACTCTCCAAGAAGAAAACAGTGGGTATCACCATTATTGGCCCGGCCAACGTAATGAAGACAGTGAAACGGAAATCCAATTTCCTGTCCATGGTGGCAAGCCTCGGTGGTGGCGATGCATCGCTGTATTAA
- a CDS encoding Zn-ribbon domain-containing protein, which produces MHRCIKCGHEYEDSEDLILKGCPNCGSKFFEFHQEGKVKEIKEIKGNSIETIMVKEHGVYEVNLQSLISDESVIVSDEEGKYVIDINYLLKKKIKDRREKS; this is translated from the coding sequence ATGCATCGCTGTATTAAATGTGGCCATGAATACGAGGACTCAGAAGACCTTATCCTTAAAGGCTGCCCAAATTGTGGCAGTAAATTCTTTGAATTCCACCAGGAAGGAAAAGTTAAAGAAATAAAGGAAATTAAGGGAAATTCCATTGAGACCATAATGGTCAAGGAACACGGGGTCTACGAAGTAAACCTGCAATCCCTGATTTCGGATGAATCAGTCATAGTCTCTGATGAAGAAGGTAAATACGTTATTGACATTAACTACCTTCTAAAAAAGAAGATTAAGGATAGAAGGGAAAAGTCCTGA